A DNA window from Syngnathus typhle isolate RoL2023-S1 ecotype Sweden linkage group LG2, RoL_Styp_1.0, whole genome shotgun sequence contains the following coding sequences:
- the LOC133147162 gene encoding inosine-uridine preferring nucleoside hydrolase-like isoform X1 translates to MQRQRYVADTMKRLILDVDTGVDDAQAIMMALAAPNVEILGITCTHGNTPLQNALKNTLRVLKMCNRLDIKVYPGFDEPLLGNKIDAGDFHGKDGLGDAPDPDAPGLELVQKTNAVEAIISISNQNPGQVILVSTGPLTNLALAVKMDPSLPARLKGLYIMGGNIESRGNTTVCGEFNFLADPEAAFIVLERYTCPTTIASWEFSCRNSLPWSFCDSWLAQNTPKARFMETIYAHTRKMVQTDRYQKELVSGSGFNTCDTYAVAAAISDNLVTESEEVPVTVELKGKYTRGMMVLDYLDVLHKEHKVTILKKIDVEVFKQLLINALK, encoded by the exons ATGCAGAGACAAAGATATGTGGCAG ATACGATGAAGAGGCTGATCCTTGATGTGGACACAGGGGTGGATGATGCTCAAGCCATCATGATGGCCCTGGCAGCCCCCAATGTGGAGATATTGGGGATCACCTGCACTCACGGCAACACTCCTCTACAGAACGCCCTGAAGAACACTCTGCGTGTCTTGAAAATGTGCAACAGGCTGGAT ATAAAGGTGTACCCCGGCTTTGACGAGCCCCTACTGGGCAACAAAATAGATGCAGGAGACTTTCATGGGAAAGATGGGCTGGGTGATGCCCCTGATCCAGATGCTCCTGGCCTAGAACTGGTGCAGAAGACAAATGCCGTGGAGGCCATCATTTCCATTTCCAACCAAAATCCTGGGCAG gtgatCTTGGTTTCAACAGGACCCCTCACCAACTTGGCCCTAGCTGTCAAAATGGACCCCTCTTTGCCCGCCAGACTGAAGGGCCTCTACATCATGGGGGGCAACATAGAAT CAAGAGGAAACACGACCGTGTGTGGAGAATTTAACTTTCTGGCTGACCCCGAGGCTGCCTTTATAGTTCTAGAACGCTACACATGTCCCACCACCATCGCCTCCTGGGAGTTCAGCTGCAGGAACAGCCTGCCATGG TCCTTTTGCGATTCCTGGCTAGCCCAAAACACTCCAAAGGCTCGTTTTATGGAGACTATCTATGCTCACACCCGCAAG ATGGTTCAGACAGATCGATATCAAAAGGAACTGGTGTCGGGATCTGGATTCAACACGTGCGACACCTACGCTGTGGCAGCAGCCATCAGTGACAACTTGGTGACAGAAAGCGAGGAG GTGCCTGTTACCGTGGagttgaaaggaaaatacaccAGAGGCATGATGGTCCTGGACTACCTTGATGTGCTGCACAAGGAGCATAAGGTCACTATCCTCAAGAAAATTGACGTTGAAGTGTTCAAGCAACTGCTGATCAATGCACTCAAGTAG
- the LOC133147162 gene encoding inosine-uridine preferring nucleoside hydrolase-like isoform X2 produces the protein MKRLILDVDTGVDDAQAIMMALAAPNVEILGITCTHGNTPLQNALKNTLRVLKMCNRLDIKVYPGFDEPLLGNKIDAGDFHGKDGLGDAPDPDAPGLELVQKTNAVEAIISISNQNPGQVILVSTGPLTNLALAVKMDPSLPARLKGLYIMGGNIESRGNTTVCGEFNFLADPEAAFIVLERYTCPTTIASWEFSCRNSLPWSFCDSWLAQNTPKARFMETIYAHTRKMVQTDRYQKELVSGSGFNTCDTYAVAAAISDNLVTESEEVPVTVELKGKYTRGMMVLDYLDVLHKEHKVTILKKIDVEVFKQLLINALK, from the exons ATGAAGAGGCTGATCCTTGATGTGGACACAGGGGTGGATGATGCTCAAGCCATCATGATGGCCCTGGCAGCCCCCAATGTGGAGATATTGGGGATCACCTGCACTCACGGCAACACTCCTCTACAGAACGCCCTGAAGAACACTCTGCGTGTCTTGAAAATGTGCAACAGGCTGGAT ATAAAGGTGTACCCCGGCTTTGACGAGCCCCTACTGGGCAACAAAATAGATGCAGGAGACTTTCATGGGAAAGATGGGCTGGGTGATGCCCCTGATCCAGATGCTCCTGGCCTAGAACTGGTGCAGAAGACAAATGCCGTGGAGGCCATCATTTCCATTTCCAACCAAAATCCTGGGCAG gtgatCTTGGTTTCAACAGGACCCCTCACCAACTTGGCCCTAGCTGTCAAAATGGACCCCTCTTTGCCCGCCAGACTGAAGGGCCTCTACATCATGGGGGGCAACATAGAAT CAAGAGGAAACACGACCGTGTGTGGAGAATTTAACTTTCTGGCTGACCCCGAGGCTGCCTTTATAGTTCTAGAACGCTACACATGTCCCACCACCATCGCCTCCTGGGAGTTCAGCTGCAGGAACAGCCTGCCATGG TCCTTTTGCGATTCCTGGCTAGCCCAAAACACTCCAAAGGCTCGTTTTATGGAGACTATCTATGCTCACACCCGCAAG ATGGTTCAGACAGATCGATATCAAAAGGAACTGGTGTCGGGATCTGGATTCAACACGTGCGACACCTACGCTGTGGCAGCAGCCATCAGTGACAACTTGGTGACAGAAAGCGAGGAG GTGCCTGTTACCGTGGagttgaaaggaaaatacaccAGAGGCATGATGGTCCTGGACTACCTTGATGTGCTGCACAAGGAGCATAAGGTCACTATCCTCAAGAAAATTGACGTTGAAGTGTTCAAGCAACTGCTGATCAATGCACTCAAGTAG
- the LOC133147146 gene encoding inosine-uridine preferring nucleoside hydrolase-like has protein sequence MISQQLLPRMKRKIILDVDTGVDDAQAIMMALSAPDVEILGITCCHGNTPLENVLKNTLRVLKVCNRLDIPVYAGCSQPLLSNKQHASDYHGKDGLGDVPDPDAPGLEVVQKEKGVQALLKMIEQNQGEVTLVATAPLTNLAVAVQLNPSLPKKLKALYIMGGNIESRGNTTTCGEFNFVADTEAAYIVLERYTCPTTIASWEFTCSNSLPWSFCDQWLSVTTEKAAFMKKISSLSMTKARSEEYQKEITAGQGFNACDTYALAAAINDSLITESEQVAVTVELDGTCTRGMMVLDYMDLLKKKHKVTIMKKVDLEKFKQMLINALQ, from the exons GATGAAAAGGAAGATAATCCTTGATGTGGACACCGGGGTGGATGATGCTCAGGCCATCATGATGGCCTTGTCAGCGCCCGATGTGGAGATACTGGGAATCACCTGTTGCCATGGGAACACCCCTCTTGAGAATGTGCTAAAGAACACTCTCCGGGTTCTGAAGGTGTGCAACAGGCTGGAT ATCCCAGTGTACGCGGGATGCTCACAGCCCCTCCTGTCCAACAAACAACACGCCAGCGATTACCATGGGAAGGATGGGCTGGGTGACGTGCCAGATCCAGATGCTCCAGGGTTGGAAGTGGTGCAGAAGGAAAAAGGTGTCCAGGCCTTGCTCAAAATGATCGAGCAAAACCAGGGAGAG GTGACCCTGGTGGCGACCGCACCTCTGACCAACCTTGCAGTCGCAGTGCAACTGAACCCTTCCCTTCCCAAGAAGCTGAAGGCTTTGTACATCATGGGAGGCAACATTGAGT CCAGGGGTAACACCACAACATGCGGTGAGTTTAACTTTGTCGCCGACACGGAGGCTGCCTACATCGTGCTGGAACGCTACACCTGCCCCACCACCATCGCCTCCTGGGAGTTCACCTGCAGTAATAGCCTGCCATGG TCTTTTTGTGACCAGTGGCTTTCTGTGACGACTGAGAAAGCCGCCTTCATGAAGAAGATTTCATCCCTTTCCATGACG AAAGCTCGGTCAGAGGAATACCAGAAGGAAATCACAGCAGGACAAGGGTTCAATGCTTGTGACACCTATGCCCTGGCCGCTGCTATCAATGACTCACTCATCACAGAGAGCGAGCAG GTCGCTGTGACTGTAGAGCTAGATGGGACCTGTACCCGAGGCATGATGGTGTTGGATTACATGGACCTGTTGAAGAAGAAACACAAGGTAACCATTATGAAGAAAGTTGACTTGGAGAAGTTCAAGCAGATGCTCATCAATGCACTACAATAG